A genomic window from Triticum urartu cultivar G1812 chromosome 7, Tu2.1, whole genome shotgun sequence includes:
- the LOC125518059 gene encoding uncharacterized protein LOC125518059, translating into MPDLLSLETFLARDEDDKDPLSFRVLCLVECRMNLLLLFFTSLHGLWHVLTYNQWSANSTLRCFISKLRVWAIKRYFIHGHFYWHLHFQSELLVLDVCTMEFSAVDLPPEQLGNSSFLIVETLEGTLGMLTRGFDEDSDDDRYWLTYSIMRNNQWHFEKIIWLPVKRAILVGVTGVYLIIEAVYTTSSHDERKSGYFSVDLKILQVELFAAPSKPIYPC; encoded by the coding sequence ATGCCGGATCTCCTCAGTCTGGAAACGTTCCTTGCTCGCGACGAGGATGACAAGGACCCTTTATCATTCAGGGTGCTATGCCTCGTGGAATGCAGAATGAATCTTCTGCTTCTCTTCTTCACCTCTTTGCATGGACTATGGCATGTTCTCACTTACAATCAATGGAGTGCTAATTCTacattgagatgcttcatttcaAAACTACGAGTTTGGGCTATCAAGCGTTATTTCATCCACGGGCATTTCTATTGGCATTTGCATTTCCAGAGCGAGTTGCTTGTGCTTGACGTGTGCACAATGGAGTTCTCTGCTGTCGACCTGCCACCTGAACAACTTGGGAATAGCAGTTTTCTCATTGTGGAGACGCTGGAAGGAACGCTCGGGATGCTCACTCGAGGCTTTGATGAGGATAGTGATGATGACCGATATTGGCTCACATATTCCATTATGagaaataaccaatggcactttGAGAAGATCATCTGGTTGCCGGTAAAGCGTGCGATTCTGGTTGGTGTCACTGGGGTATACCTGATCATAGAAGCGGTGTACACCACATCTTCACACGATGAGCGGAAGTCTGGATACTTTTCAGTGGACTTGAAGATATTGCAGGTGGAGTTGTTTGCTGCACCTAGCAAACCCATCTATCCTTGTTGA